The Shewanella zhangzhouensis genome has a window encoding:
- the bamA gene encoding outer membrane protein assembly factor BamA, which produces MRLNKLFASMMLLGASYSGTGLAETFAPFTVTDIQVEGLQRVALGAALLSLPIKVGDTVDQLKLQQAIKSLYATTNFDTVSVANDDGVLVVTVKERPTISEVTFEGNKDIKDEQLQESLDSSGVKVGEALDRTMLSGIEKGLQDFYYGVGKYGAKVEAQVINLPRNRVELKFKFTEGLAAEIRQINIVGNSKFSDAELIGMLELKDYVAWWDLFGERRYQKQKLQADLETIKTHYHNNGYIRFDVTSTQVAMTPDRKGLYITINVDEGEQYKVKEVNLTGDLMGREELMRAILPIKAGDQYNGADVTFTEEMYSKYLGRFGYAYPEVKTYPEIDDESKEVTLNVNVRPGKRVYVRSVNFTGNTVTKDEVLRRELRQMEGAWLNSANVELSKNRLNRLGFFETVDTETVQVPGTDDLVDVAFKVKEQPSGSFNAGIGYGTESGISLQFGVQQSNFLGTGNQAGININTNKYSKNVSLSYSDPYFTKDGVSLGGNIYWNEFDANEANLERYKNSSYGVALSSGFPVNEYNRLNFGIGFRHNTISEISAYEQALRFYNIYRDEDDPNSDLSFNNFELNAGWYRSTLNRGTFPTDGSSQRLSGKMSTPGSDLQYFKADFDTNFYFPLTRSHSFVVLSRARIGYGNGYGDFNGNDQILPFWENYYSGGSSSLRGFKSNSVGPRSFYVVRGSEPCSPDPSGDGCGLPGDPNQIQVSQGRSIGGNAVATASLELIVPTPFLDEAYTNSVRTSFFVDAGNVWDTEFDYDKYRSLPAEEFAKLEDYSDPSRLRASWGMSVQWLSPMGPMVFSLAWPIKEYEDDETEIFSFNIGKTF; this is translated from the coding sequence ATGAGATTGAATAAGCTTTTTGCCTCTATGATGCTGCTAGGCGCATCATATTCAGGGACAGGTCTGGCTGAGACCTTTGCGCCATTCACAGTCACCGACATTCAAGTAGAAGGTTTGCAACGTGTTGCACTGGGTGCTGCCTTGCTCAGCCTGCCAATAAAGGTAGGTGATACCGTTGACCAGCTGAAACTGCAGCAGGCCATTAAGAGCCTTTATGCCACTACCAACTTTGATACTGTCTCGGTTGCCAATGATGACGGCGTCCTCGTTGTGACCGTCAAAGAGCGTCCCACCATCAGTGAGGTGACGTTTGAAGGTAACAAGGACATCAAAGACGAGCAGCTGCAGGAAAGCCTTGATAGCAGTGGTGTGAAGGTGGGTGAAGCCCTCGATCGCACCATGCTGTCCGGTATCGAAAAAGGTCTGCAGGACTTCTACTACGGTGTGGGTAAATACGGTGCCAAGGTTGAGGCACAGGTGATTAACCTCCCCCGTAACCGCGTCGAATTGAAATTCAAATTTACCGAAGGTCTGGCTGCCGAAATTCGTCAGATCAATATCGTGGGCAACAGCAAGTTCTCCGACGCCGAGTTGATTGGCATGCTGGAGCTCAAAGACTATGTGGCCTGGTGGGATCTCTTCGGTGAGCGTCGCTACCAGAAGCAAAAGCTGCAGGCGGACCTTGAAACCATCAAGACCCACTACCACAACAACGGCTATATCCGCTTTGATGTGACATCCACTCAGGTGGCGATGACACCCGATCGCAAGGGCTTGTACATCACTATTAACGTGGATGAAGGTGAGCAGTACAAGGTCAAGGAAGTTAACCTCACCGGCGATCTGATGGGCCGCGAAGAACTGATGCGAGCCATTCTGCCTATCAAGGCGGGCGATCAGTACAACGGCGCCGACGTGACCTTTACCGAAGAAATGTACTCCAAGTATCTGGGGCGTTTCGGTTATGCCTATCCCGAAGTGAAGACCTATCCGGAAATTGACGACGAAAGCAAAGAGGTGACCCTCAATGTGAACGTGCGCCCCGGTAAGCGTGTGTATGTTCGCTCCGTTAACTTCACCGGTAACACTGTGACCAAGGATGAAGTGCTGCGCCGTGAGCTGCGTCAGATGGAAGGTGCCTGGCTCAACTCCGCCAACGTTGAACTGTCGAAAAACCGTTTGAACCGTTTGGGCTTCTTTGAAACCGTCGATACTGAAACCGTTCAGGTTCCCGGTACTGATGATCTGGTAGACGTGGCCTTTAAAGTGAAAGAGCAGCCATCTGGCTCCTTTAACGCCGGTATTGGTTATGGCACCGAGTCGGGAATCAGCCTGCAGTTTGGTGTGCAGCAGAGCAACTTCCTTGGCACGGGTAACCAGGCCGGTATCAACATCAATACCAACAAGTATTCCAAGAACGTCAGCCTGTCGTACTCAGATCCTTACTTCACTAAAGACGGTGTGAGTTTGGGTGGAAACATTTACTGGAACGAATTCGATGCCAACGAGGCCAACCTTGAGCGTTATAAAAATAGCTCTTACGGTGTTGCCCTTAGCAGCGGTTTCCCGGTGAATGAGTACAACCGACTGAACTTTGGTATTGGTTTCCGTCACAACACCATTTCGGAAATTTCGGCGTACGAACAGGCGCTGCGCTTCTATAACATTTACCGTGATGAAGACGATCCTAACTCCGACCTCAGCTTCAATAACTTTGAGCTGAACGCCGGTTGGTACAGAAGCACCCTGAACCGCGGTACCTTCCCGACTGATGGCTCCAGCCAGCGCTTGTCAGGTAAGATGTCGACTCCGGGCTCGGATCTGCAGTACTTCAAGGCAGACTTTGATACCAACTTCTACTTCCCGCTGACCCGAAGCCACAGCTTTGTGGTGCTGAGCCGTGCCCGCATCGGTTACGGTAACGGTTACGGTGACTTCAACGGTAATGACCAGATCCTGCCATTCTGGGAAAACTACTACTCGGGTGGTTCCAGCAGCCTGCGAGGCTTTAAGTCCAACTCAGTGGGTCCACGTTCATTCTACGTAGTACGTGGCAGTGAACCATGCTCTCCAGACCCAAGCGGCGACGGCTGCGGCTTGCCGGGCGATCCTAACCAAATTCAGGTTAGCCAGGGTCGCTCCATCGGTGGTAACGCCGTGGCCACAGCCAGTCTTGAACTGATCGTGCCAACGCCATTCCTGGATGAGGCCTACACCAATTCAGTACGTACCAGCTTCTTTGTGGATGCCGGTAACGTCTGGGATACCGAGTTTGATTACGACAAGTATCGCTCTTTGCCAGCTGAGGAATTTGCCAAGCTCGAAGACTACAGTGACCCAAGCCGCCTGCGGGCTTCATGGGGTATGAGCGTACAGTGGTTGTCACCCATGGGACCCATGGTATTCAGCCTTGCGTGGCCAATTAAAGAGTACGAAGACGACGAAACCGAGATCTTCTCCTTCAATATTGGCAAAACTTTCTAA
- a CDS encoding OmpH family outer membrane protein, translating into MLNRALVTLMLIGAPLAANAEKIAVVDMGAVFEQLPQREAIGKALEKEFGDREAEVKKLQGDLRSLMEKNQRDAALMSETQKTEALRKMEALQADLQLKGKALQEDVRRRQAEEQNKILVKVQQVIKDIAEKEQIDVVMQSGAVVFAKPQLDISSKVVEALGKAK; encoded by the coding sequence ATGCTTAACCGTGCACTCGTGACTCTGATGCTGATTGGCGCGCCACTGGCTGCCAACGCAGAGAAAATTGCTGTCGTTGATATGGGTGCCGTGTTTGAACAGCTGCCTCAGCGTGAAGCGATTGGCAAGGCGCTGGAAAAAGAGTTTGGCGACCGTGAAGCCGAAGTGAAAAAGCTGCAGGGTGATCTGCGCAGCCTGATGGAGAAAAACCAGCGTGATGCAGCGCTGATGAGCGAAACTCAGAAAACTGAGGCTCTGCGCAAGATGGAAGCGCTGCAGGCAGATCTGCAACTGAAGGGCAAAGCCCTGCAGGAAGACGTGCGTCGTCGTCAGGCCGAAGAGCAGAACAAGATCCTGGTTAAGGTTCAGCAAGTCATCAAAGACATCGCCGAAAAGGAACAAATCGATGTAGTGATGCAGAGCGGTGCCGTGGTATTTGCCAAGCCTCAGCTTGATATCTCCAGCAAGGTAGTAGAAGCGCTGGGCAAGGCCAAGTAA